The Thermodesulfobacteriota bacterium genome segment TCAAGGAGAAAATCAGAACAGGCATTACGACAAGTATCGACCACAGTGACTTCAAAAGAAAATTGGGTAACGGGATTACATATTCGAGGTTTTTGAGAACAGCAAAGCTAAAGATCGCAATAATAATCCCCAATATGATTCCGCTTATAATGTCTGTTTTTCTCAATGCGATTGTTACCATCAGTTATTCTCGAAGAGTTATGATAACAGAGCCCAGGTCATTCTAATCTATCAGAGGTTGCCTCAACAATGTCAATATCAATAAAATATCATCTCCAACTGCTGAGCCAGAAGTAACGACCTAGCGAGTCATCGGGTATTGGGACAGCGGATAGGATCGGATAAAAGTACACAAATGTAACGGCAGCTATCAAGAGGTACAACAGAACCACGTCTTTTCCGTGACGGAACCTATCCCAGATCACATCCAGGAAGTAAGCTATTATCAGCATGACAAATACGAAGGAAGGAAGAAAATGATATAAAAATGTTACCTTCCTTGGAGATAATGCCCAGGGTAGCCAGTAGGCAAATACACTCAGTACTGCAAATGCAAGTGATGGCAGCTCCCTGCGAATAACCTGAACAATACCGATAGCTAGAAACAGGCATCCAGTCCACCATATAAACGGGTTTCCCATTGCGTATATGTACTTGTGCTTATCCCCGTATTCACCAAGATACAGATACACCGTTCTTAGAAGGAGAGGCCACTTCCACCACTGCGACTGATAGGGATGTGATTGCGTTATACTCTTGTGATACCAATACATGCCTTCCTGTAAGTCTATAAAATCGCTTAAACTATGCCCATACAGAAAGTAAGGTAGATATGTCAGAATATAAACAATTAGCGGCGTAATTATGAAGGCTAAAACGATTGTTCTTGTAACCATAAAAAGCGTTTCAAAAAAAGAATCGGTTGCCTCCTTACCGCTATGAATCTCTGTGTAGTACATCACCGCAAATCCTACAGCCGCTAAAAACTCAGTTACATATACACCGCTCCACTTCACAGACATCGACAACCCGCAAAAAACTCCGGAAAGATAAATAAACTTATCTCTCCGCGTCCTTGCATACTTTATTACAAAGAGCGATGCCAGGAGAATGAAAGTCATCAAGAATATATCAACCATCGTAATCCGACTCAAAACAAATATGAAGCAATCAAATGTGTATAGAAAAGCGGCGAACACACCTGCTCTCTTGCTCTGAAAAAGCTCTTTACCAACAATGTAGATAACAATGGTCCCGAGTCCCCCAAATAGGGCCTGAAAAAACCGCCATCCGAATGTACGATCCCCGAAAATCAAAATACCCAATGTGCTGAGCTCCTTACCAAGAGGGGGGTGAGACCACTCAAAGGCAAAGCCTTCCGGTGCCTTAGGACCCTTTTCCCAGCTATCACTATTCCCTTTTGCGATCTCCTGTGCGGTAAAAGCAAAGTAAACCTCATCGAACATATAATTATCCGGATCGTCAAGCCTGTAAAATTTCAGTCCGAGGCTGATTACGACCAGGAAGAAAACAATCACATCATGTATGGCCAACTTTGATAAGCCACGAAGCAACAACCGATTTTATCCCCCATTCTTTAACAAAAGCTTTTGTAAATTAGAACGCTGAGTCATGCACCTCCAGAAATCCACCATAAGAACAGTAAAAACGAGCAGGACTAACATAACTATTCCAGGAATCAACCCCTTTACAATAACCTGAATAGAGACTGCCGGGATGTCTTCAACTCCATGCGAACGACCAAGATTAGAATCGAACATATTCAATATCTAACTTAAATGAAATTACACGATAAACCAGCCAACTCCGCCTTTTCAATGAGTAGCCCTGTAGCAACGTAAAGGGAATTCGCGAGTTGGAGAAATAATCGCCAGACGAAGATACCTTTCATCGATATGTGTCATAATATGAAAGAGCCCAAATAGAACGAGTGCTGCACCATTATAAATTGATAAATTGACCGCAGTAAGATCTTCTCCTTTCCTGGGAACAGCAAAACGAAGCAATAGGCCAACGATTAGCACACATATGAACTTGTCAGTATGAGAACTACAAATAGCGCACTATTTCCGAAGATTCTACTTCTCTTGATCCCTGATATCATCTCTAAGCTTCCAACATTCTCTAAACATCCTCAGTATAACACTTAGATTAGCACCAGTCTGCGCTCCAAATAAACGAGGATAATGACTCACAGGGATCTCCTTAATTCTGATACCATTTCTTATCAGTTTGATTAGAAGCTCGACGCTAAATAGAGCACCACCTGATTTTATGGGTTTTATAGATTCATAAGCAGCCCTTGGGAAGATTTTAAACGCGCAGTCGATATCTTTCACGCTCAAACCAAAAACAATCCAAATATAAAGGTGGTAAAGCCATGCGTTAAGGGTTCTTACAACCGGGTCGGCTCTTTTCTCGCGATACCCTATTAACGCTACGGAATCCTCCAGAAAAGGGAGAAATCGGTCTAGTTCTCTGATGTCGAACTGGCCATCGCTGTCCATCAAGAAAATGTAATCAAGTGACGCCTTTTCAAATCCGCTTCGGAGTGCAGCGCCATACCCCTGATTCTTTGGATGATTAATGATTTTTATCTTCGAATTATAAGAGGTGAGCCTTTGAACAATTTCTCCGGTGTCGTCTATAGAACCATCGTTTACAACAATGACTTCATAATCATTAAATTTAGTCTCAAGATAAGAAATCGCGCCCGAAAGGGTCTTTTCAATATTTTCTCCTTCATTATAAGCCGGAAGTACTACAGATAAAGAAACAATCTTTTTCATCTAGGTTGATTAAATTTAACATAGTTTAATTGAAATTTGACATTTTAGTACTACACCATTAATCCCCTCCGCTTCAGAAAAGGAGGATTAAGAGCGATTCGAGAAATCCCCTCGAACTCCCCTTTAAAAAAGGGAGGAGGGCAAAATACGGATACGTGGCAAACTAACCTGTCCATGTCGAAGGAGGGTCGCCGCTCCATTAATCAACATATGAACCGCCCATTCGGGACAAGAATGTCCCGACTATCCATATTATATATATCGTCGCCAATAACGATAGGCGGGGTTTTCCAACCCCGCAGGGATCTGTTTATCTTCTCCCCTTTAGAAAAAGCCTGTCAATCGAAGGAGGGACTAAGGGGGAATTGAGAGGATCGAAGTAGGAGCGCCCGTTCGGCGAACGCACATCAAATTGATATGCGGACTGATGTGGGAATCAGTCCCTACATTTTTCAATCGAAAACGAGGACTTCCAGACCTCACCTTACAAGGATATCGCATCCATCTTGGAAAATAATGTAAAAGCGACCGCCCTCTACATCGATATCCTGAAAAAAACAATCCCCCCCACCAAGCCAGTCTACAGATATATCCACCTGGTTATCCTTCCCAACCCCAAAATGAACTGGAAGCATATCCTGCTCACAGCACCCCTTACCGCCCGATACCTCTCTAATCTGAGTCCCTTCTGAAGTTAAAACTTCTACCCTCGCACCTATAGCGGAGCTATTACTCAAAACACCGTCACCCACCAGGTCTATGATGAGATTGTTGTTTGTGTTTCCACTGCTCTCCATGAGTGCCGTTCCCAGATGACCATTCAAGAAGACATCCATGAAGGTATCATTATTATAGTCACCCCAGGTCGCGGCAAATACATCGATTGGAAAATCAACGCCCACTTCAACTGCAACGTCAAAGAACCTGGCATTACCAAGGTTTCTAAAAAACCTTGTAGGATTTAGATGGTTGGTTGTAAAAAGATCCAATAAGCCATCAGCGTCAAAATCAATCCAAGCGCATGTCCTTCCATCACCGACATCCTCTGTTCCTGTATCAAGTGTTACATCCGTAAACGTTCCATCACCATTATTTCTATAGAGCGCGTTTCTAGTTGATTCAATGTTTCCTACATAAAGGTCAAGAAAGCCATCGTTGTTAAAGTCTCCTACGCACGCAGAAATTGAATTCCAACTCTGGTCTCCATTGACCCCTGCTTCAAAGGTTATATCTGTGAAGGTGCCGTCACCATTATTTAAAAATAATCTATTAAATCCATCATTTGCTAAGAAAAGGTCTGGAAAACTGTCATTGTTAAAATCAAACCACGTGGCCGAGTTTGTATCAAAAAAACCACCAAGCCCTACTTGCCCAGAAACTTCAATAAATAACCCATTCCCCTGATTCTCATATAAGAACGAAACACCTGAATTCGCTTG includes the following:
- a CDS encoding phospholipid carrier-dependent glycosyltransferase codes for the protein MLRGLSKLAIHDVIVFFLVVISLGLKFYRLDDPDNYMFDEVYFAFTAQEIAKGNSDSWEKGPKAPEGFAFEWSHPPLGKELSTLGILIFGDRTFGWRFFQALFGGLGTIVIYIVGKELFQSKRAGVFAAFLYTFDCFIFVLSRITMVDIFLMTFILLASLFVIKYARTRRDKFIYLSGVFCGLSMSVKWSGVYVTEFLAAVGFAVMYYTEIHSGKEATDSFFETLFMVTRTIVLAFIITPLIVYILTYLPYFLYGHSLSDFIDLQEGMYWYHKSITQSHPYQSQWWKWPLLLRTVYLYLGEYGDKHKYIYAMGNPFIWWTGCLFLAIGIVQVIRRELPSLAFAVLSVFAYWLPWALSPRKVTFLYHFLPSFVFVMLIIAYFLDVIWDRFRHGKDVVLLYLLIAAVTFVYFYPILSAVPIPDDSLGRYFWLSSWR
- a CDS encoding CRTAC1 family protein, coding for MLCNKKQFLLILFMLLISGSSSCSDDSNDSDGSNDFIPLPIFVSVMDSGIGGLGGFGQTAAWGDFNNDGCQDLFVANTDAFSPNVFLFKNNCDGTFLNVIVESGLIDVRVRSAAWADFDNDGLLDLVVSTIMAGTPPILYKNLDGIIFLDVSEDRGINVEGGVAMHTIWVDYNLDGWVDLFQANSGVSFLYENQGNGLFIEVSGQVGLGGFFDTNSATWFDFNNDSFPDLFLANDGFNRLFLNNGDGTFTDITFEAGVNGDQSWNSISACVGDFNNDGFLDLYVGNIESTRNALYRNNGDGTFTDVTLDTGTEDVGDGRTCAWIDFDADGLLDLFTTNHLNPTRFFRNLGNARFFDVAVEVGVDFPIDVFAATWGDYNNDTFMDVFLNGHLGTALMESSGNTNNNLIIDLVGDGVLSNSSAIGARVEVLTSEGTQIREVSGGKGCCEQDMLPVHFGVGKDNQVDISVDWLGGGDCFFQDIDVEGGRFYIIFQDGCDILVR
- a CDS encoding glycosyltransferase family 2 protein, with the translated sequence MKKIVSLSVVLPAYNEGENIEKTLSGAISYLETKFNDYEVIVVNDGSIDDTGEIVQRLTSYNSKIKIINHPKNQGYGAALRSGFEKASLDYIFLMDSDGQFDIRELDRFLPFLEDSVALIGYREKRADPVVRTLNAWLYHLYIWIVFGLSVKDIDCAFKIFPRAAYESIKPIKSGGALFSVELLIKLIRNGIRIKEIPVSHYPRLFGAQTGANLSVILRMFRECWKLRDDIRDQEK